The Paenibacillus sp. FSL W8-0426 region GCCGTCCCGAGACATTCACGAACAGTGCCTGCTCGTCCGCATCCGTTTTGAGCAGCTCGCCGCGAAAATCACGGATGTACGTATTGACCCAATGGGCTGCAGGAGCTCCAATGGGCAAAATGCGTTCTTTACCTGCACCCCCGCAACGAATAAAGCGCATATCCGTATGTATGTCCCGCACATCAAGCGCAATCAGCTCGGAGACGCGAATGCCCGTCGCATACAGAAGCTCCAGCATGGCCCTGTCGCGAACGCCCTGAGCCGAAGCCGTATCGGGCGCGGCAAGCAGCAGCTCAATCTCCCCCACGCTGAGCACCTGCGGCGGTGTCTTGTCGGCCTTTGGAGCCTCCACATCGAATGTCGGGTCCTGCATCAACGCTCCGCGCCGCATCAAAAAATGAAAATAGGAGCGCAGGGAAACGATACTGCGGGCAATGGTTGCATTGGCTCTGCCCGCCTGCTTCAGCTTGCCTATAAACAGAACCACATGGGTGCGGCGTACTTGATCCGCCTCCCGAATCCCGTATTCTTTGTCCGCAAATTCGATAAACTTGTCCACGTCCCGAAGATACGATTCCAATGTGCTGCTCGACATTCCCTTGTCTTCTTCAAGGTATAAAGCATAGGCGTGTATCGTCTGCTTCATGCACAACGCTCCTCATCTGACAGACTGCCCGAAGGGCAGCCTGCATCCGTAATTGCATCCCAGGTGTTCAAGTCGGCTATTCCCCATACCAATAGAACAAACGCAGACGCTCGGCAAACGCGGGACGCTCATCGCCAGGGCCTGGCCAAGCCGTTTCCTGAAATACTTTGATCGCGTTTCCCACAGGCGCCTGGTATTGATCCACAGGCGAAATCCAGCCATTGAACAAATCCAGAACATGATAGAACAGATAAACCAATGCTGCAAAAATCAGAATAAACCGAACAAAACGAAGCCCTTTCCGCACAGAAATAACCATGGGCAATCCCCTCCCGATTCGTTCCCTTCCTTTCCTGTATTCAGGGCGAGATGTTCCAGCACCTGCTTGTCTTGCTCAGGAAAGCGTTCAGAATCAGCCTATGCCGGGATTTGCCGAGATATGATATGAAAGCGCAAACCTTCCATACCCTGCGTGACCAAAAAAGCTCCCCCGTCAAAACCTCCGGTGAGAGCTTGAAGACACGCTATGTTATTCTTCATCTTTGGGCTTCTGGTCATTTTTAGCTTTGCAACGATAACAAATCCCGTGGAAATCCAGACGGTGGTCCACGACGGAAAAATTGAATTCCTGCTCCAGGCGCTCTTCAAGCGGTCCGAGCCAGTCTTCACGAATTTCATCCACACTTCCGCATTGAACGCAGATCAAGTGATGGTGATGATGCTTGGACGTATCTCCGCGCAGATCATAACGCGCTACACCGTCGCCGAAGTTGATTTTCTCTACAACATGCAGCTCACTCAGCAGTTCGAGGGTACGGTACACGGTTGCCAGACCGATTTCGGGAGCTTTTTCTTTAACAAGCATGAATACGTCTTCCGCGCTCAGATGATCTTCTTCATTCTCAAGAAGTACTCTGACGGTGGCTTCCCGCTGGGGCGTTAATTTATATCCTTGGGACTGTAGTTGCTGCTTGATTTTATCGATCCGTGCTTCCATTTTCTCCCTCCCCCTAGGAAATCACTGCACACTGCAACTTAACCCACTTCTTTCATTATAGGGGGAGTGCGTAATCAAAGTCAACAATTTACACATTGCTATCAAGCTAGACGGGCAGCAGCATCGGCGTGACCCAGCGCATCATTGCCGGGGTAACCCAGGTTTCGAAGGAAGCCACGCCCAGCAAAAGCCCGGCCATAACCAACGTCAAGAGAAGATAAGAGGCAAACGGCCGCTGCCCTGCAGGAGCTCGCTGCGCGAGCAGCCGGTTGCGAATGATGTAGATTGAAAAAGTCATTGCCGCAACGCTGCATACAAGCAAGATGGGGATGACGAACAAATTGTGGGGAGCAACGGATACAAGCGCGAACAGCAAGCCTTTCCATGAATACTGCCCCACCAGGTATCCCACCGTGAATCCGATCAGCACGCCCTTCATAAAATCGAGAACCAATATGCCGGGTAATCCGATGACGGACAGGCCCAAAATCCAGATCAATCCGATCCACTTCAGATGCAGCATCGCAATGTCCCAATAAGCTCCGGTCTCCCCTCCGGATGTGCCATGGTGAACCGTAACGAAAAAATTGCCCAAATACCCTTCGAGATCCTGACGCTGCTCCAGCGACAGTGCATTGACCATCAGGGCACCGAAAATGACACCAACCAGAAACAGGACGGCCACGAATACATAGAGCGAAGTTTGGCCTTTGAAACTGAAGTGAGAAGAACGCATACGAGCAAGGGTCTCCTTTCCGGTTACATGAACAACGTTCATCGATGTTTGGGAGCGGATGTTCCGTTCCAATTTTCCATGTAACCATACGTATGATAGAGACGCCCTTCGTATGACTTCTTGTCCTTTTCCCGATTAACGATCTTTGGACATGCCAGGCTCTTTTCCTTGCACGCTCACTTTGCCGTACGTGCCGCCGCCTCCTGAATCCAATTCCAGGCGACCTTCCCGCGCTGCCACGATCATGCCGGCCAAATGAGATCCTACCACCTGCGCCAGTTCCTCCTCGCTTGTGCGGTGCAATACATTCATCTCCGTACCAAAGTGCTCCAGTAACTGCTTCAACTTGGCCTTCCCCAAGCCGGGAATGAACTCCAACGGCACTTGGTAGCAGTAAGGGGGCCTGTAGGCCGGAACTTCAGGAACATTCCGATCCGCGATGGACAGTATCCGATCCAGCACGCCTTGGACCAGCTTGAGACTGCCGCAATAAGGACAGCGTTCTGCAGAGAGCTCCTGTTCGTCCATGATGCTGCCGCAGGCCGCACAATAGGTGCGGTGATATTTCCCAAGCCGCGGGTTCAGTCCATAATTCGCCCGGATTTTCCGGCCTTCCATACCCTTCAGGGCCAACCGAAATTCGTCGAACGAAGGCGAGGCAATGAGCAATTCATTGTACTCACGGCCGATTTTGCCAAGGGAGTGTGCATCCGAGTTGGTCAAAAAAGGAATAGGGTCCAGCTCCGTAATATGGCTGGCCATGGACGAATCGGAACTGAGCCCGAGCTCGACGGCGTCGATCATATCGGTATCGAGCACCTCGGCCATTCGCGCGGCCGTGCTGCCATAGATGCCTTTATGCGGCGTGAAGACGTGTGCCGGCACGATCAACCCGCCCCGGGCTCTGATCTCGGCCTGCATCTCCCGCGCGGGAACATAGATCCGCTGTGAGCTAAGGTTGACGTTTTTCATGTGACGAGCAATCCACGCCGTGAACGACTTCATCGTGGCCAGGTCCCGGAAATAAGCCAACATATGGAACTCACGCCTGTCCGGTTCCCGCAGCTCCAGTTCCGTCCCCAGCAAAATCGTCGTATCCCTGTACCCAATGCCTCCCCCCGCCAGTTCGGTCATGGTGCCTTTCTCCAGCAGCTGTTCGATGTCCAGCTGCACGACGGGGGCGTGGCAGTCGATGACCCCGAGCAGCCGGATCCCTTTGCGTCCGGAAGCTTCGCGGGCAATATTTTCAAACGTCAGGTCCCTGCTGCCGCTGATTTTGACCGCTTCCCCTCGGGAAGTCCGGCCGATATGGATGTGAAGGTCCGCGTAGGTAGGCTGCCAATCGTTTGCAGATGCCATGGAATTCCCCATGGTCAGAACCGCCCCGTGGCCCGGTACAGATCCCATGCATACACGGCCAGCATCGTTTTGGCGTCGCTGATCCGGTTTTGGTCCATTAACGCATAAGCCTCATCCAACGTGATTTCGGACACTTCCAGAAATTCGTCTTCGTCCGGCTCCATCTCGCCTACTTCCAGGTCCTCGGCCAGATAAAGATGGATGATTTCGTCCGCAAAACCGGGGGAAGTGTAGAAGGAACGCAGATGGCGCAGCGATTTGGCCGCATATCCGGTTTCTTCGCGCAGTTCGCGTGCCGCTGCCACTTCCGGCGCTTCGCCCGGATCCAGCTTTCCAGCGGGAATTTCCACTTCCGTCCGGCCCAGTGCTTGCCGGTACTGGTCGACGACCAGCATTTTATCGCCCCTCAAAGCGAGAACGGCGACGGCTCCGGGATGGCGAACGACTTCCCGGGTCGCCCTCTGACCGTTAGGCAGTTCCACCGTGTCGATTTGGAGGGAGATCACTCTCCCCTCGAACATCTGCTCCGTGGAGATCGTTTTTTCATCCAGCTTCGGGTTGGACGATTTGGCGGAAATATTCGCTTGCGACGTGTTTGCGTTGTTCATGACTTAGTTCAGCTCCGTTCTACGAGTTTGAATTTCAACGTATTCGTGCGGTATAAACCTTCCTGTTTTGGCATATGGTGATTTTATACCACACCCGGTCATAAAGATAACCAATCAGGGGGACAACCGATGAACAGTTATTACACCAAACAATCCGTGCATTTGGTAGGACAGGCCCGGCAAGTAAAACTGATCCTTAAACAGTGGCTTAACGAATGGGGACCGGATGCCCGTGTTGCAGACCTGATCGCAGGGCGGAAATAACGCCCCTTTATTTCAGTATTTCAGCATGGCGGCCGATTCAATCCAACCCTGTTGCATGTTCAATCGCTTGTTTGCGTTTTTGCAAAAAGTCCGAATCGGCTTGCGCCGGATTCGGACTTTATTCAACTTGTGGAGCGCACCTGGTTTCAGCCAAGCCGCTTCCGGTTGACGGTGGCATGCCATGCATAATGCCGAATCCACGCTATTGCTTAACCGGAGGCTGCTGCAATCATTTCCGGACGGCAGCCGTTTCCTGCACGATGGCCACGACGACTTCCGCCAGCTTGGCGAGATCCTCGGCCCGAATGCGCTCATTGGTTGTATGAATTTCTTCGTAACCTACGGCCAAGTTCACCGTCGGAATGTTAAAGCCGTTGAAGATGTTGGCATCGCTGCCGCCGCCGGACATAAACGTCGACGTCTCCAGCCCAAGGCCGCGAATGGCTCGCTGTGCAAGCTGCACCACCTCATGATCATCCTGGAATCCAAATGCAGGATACAATATTTCGCTGTGGAATTCGGCTCTGGCACCAAATTTGTCGCAGGTTGTTTCGAGCGCTTCCCGCATCTTTGCAACTTGCTGCTCTACTTTCTCCTGAACGATGCTGCGTGCTTCCGCTTCGATTTGCACGAAATCGCAGACGACGTTCAGCGCCGAACCGCCTTGGAATTTGCCGATGTTCGCCGTTGTTTCATCGTCGATCCGGCCAAGCTTCATCGCCGCAATCGCTTTGGCTGCCACTTGAATGGCACTGATGCCATCTTCGGGGTTCACCCCGGCGTGTGCGGATTTGCCGTAAATATTCATCTGAATCTCGGCCCGGGCCGGTGCAGCAACGCAGATTGTGCCTACAGCGCCGTTCGAATCGAGTGCATAACCGAACTCGGCATCGATATCCTGCGGGTTCATTGCGCGCGCCCCAACCAGGCCGGATTCTTCTCCGACCGTGATGACAAACTGGATTTTGCCGTGTGGAAGGTTGTTCTCCTGAATGACGCGGATCGCTTCGAACAGGGCGGCAATGCCCGCTTTGTCGTCCGCGCCCAGGATCGTCGTTCCATCGCTGCGAATCCAGCCATCCTCTCCCAGTATAGGCGTAATGCCCGTACCCGGCGTCACCGTGTCCATATGGCATGTAAAGAAAATTGCAGGAGCATCCGATGCTCCCTCAGCTTCCCAAGTGACGACCAAATTTCCCGCTCCATGACCGGTTTTGGCCGTCGTATCGTCTTCATAAACGCGAAGTCCCAAACGGGCGAACTGCTCTTTCAGGACGGTTGAGATATTTTGCTCGTGTTTCGTTTCGCTATCGATTTGCACCAGTTCCATGAACTGCTCGACAATCCGCTGTTGCTTGATCATAAGGCTTTTCTCTCCTTTAATGATAGGGTACAATACATATATTGTGGGCGTTTTCTTACGGGTCCGGCATAACTATTTGATGAAAGGAGTCCTCGCATCATGCAAAATAAAAAATGGTTTCGCATCTTCATTTACATCATGTTGATCGCGATGGTGGGGTCCACTTTGTTTATCGCGCTCGAACCGTTGTTTTACGGATAATCCCCTAGCCCTTGCACCATTTTGAATCATTAGCGGTGAAGGGCTTCTTTTTCGTCTACCCAACGGATGTCATAAGAAAAATGCCGGCTGAAATAGGAGACGATCTCCTTGGCAACCAACTCCACGGAAAAGGCTCTGCCCGTAATATCTTCCAACGACGTCACTCCGTATTGCTGGATGCCGCAAGGAACAATTCCCTGGAAACCTTCATTCTGGATCCCCGATGCGATGTTGAAAGCAAACCCGTGACTCGTCACGAAGCCGCGCCGACGCTTGCAGCGATTGAATTTGACGCCGATGGCGGCAATTTTCAAATCCCCGATCCATACACCCGTGTAGCCTTCCTTGCGTCCGGCCTCGATCCCCTGATCGGCCAGATAATCGATAATGACCTGTTCAAGCTTACGCAAATACCCGTGCAGGTCAAGGTCCTCGTCGCGGCCGAGAACAATCAGCGGATAACCCACAAGCTGTCCGGGCCCATGATAGGTGATATCTCCGCCACGATCAATCTGAAACAATGAAATGCCCTGCTCCCGAAGCTGCTCTTGACTGAGAAGCAGGTGCTCGGGATGATTTTGCGAACCGATCGTATACGTCGGTGGATGCTGAAGCAGCAGCAACCGCTCGTTCCCTTCTCCCTCATCCAACTGCTGTACAATTGATTTTTGACTGTTCCAGGCTTCTTCATATTCAAGCATCGGTATGTATGCAACATCCAGCGGCTTATGCATGATATCTCCTCACCCTTCTGCTTCATTATTGATGTGCTGACGGATCAACCAAACGACAAACAACGGGAAAAGTGCACGGCCTCCGGCACATACACTTTCCCATAACCCTGCTATTCTGTTAATACACTGTCGTTTCCATGTTATAACCTTCCAGATTCTCCTTGACGCGCTGCAGGAATCTTCCGCAGATGACGCCGTCCAAAATCCGATGATCCAACGAGAGGCACAGGTTGGCCATCGAACGAACCGCGATCATATCGTTGATCACCACAGGTTTCTTGACGATGGATTCAAATGTCAGAATGGCTGCCTGCGGATAATTGATGATCGGCTGGGAAAGGATCGAACCGAACGAGCCGGTGTTGTTGACCGTGAACGTTCCTCCCTGCATATCGTCCAGCTTCAGCTTGCCTTCACGGGTTTTGCGCGCCAAATCATCGATTTCCCGGGCCAGTCCCGCAATATTCCGCTGATCGGCATGTTTAATGACAGGTGTCAGCACCGAATCCTCCGTACCTACCGCCATGGACAGGTTAATGTCCCGTTTCACGATGATTTTGTCCACGGCCCACACCGAGTTCATGATCGGATAGTCCTTGATCGCGTTGACGACGCCTTTCATCATGAAGGACAGATACGTCAGGTTAATGCCTTCCTTGCGCTTGAATTCATCCTTCAGCTTGTTGCGCAGCAAGACCAGATTGGTTACGTCGACCTCGATCATCGTCCATGCATGCGGAATTTCGGATACGCTTTGACGCATATTGCGGGCAATGGCGTTGCGGACAGGCGTCACGTCGATAAAGTACTCGGAACGTCCTTGTCCGCCGCCTTCCACCTCGATTTGCGGGATTTTCGGGCTTTCCGTCAAATGAATGCCTGAATGTCTGACGGGCACACCCGCGTCAGCCACCGGAATTCCTTCGCGCGTTGAGGCAGCGGAAGGCTCCACCGGCCCGCGGTTGATGCCGCTGAACGGAGATGCTGCTGACTCCGTCGCATGCGCCGCTGCTTCAGGAGCGGCGACCTGCTGAACGGGGGGCGAAGATGCAGCTCCGCCCTGCGCGACGTAGGACAGAACATCTTTGCGCGTAATGCGCCCCCCCATGCCTGTTCCGTGAATATGCTGCAGATTCACGCCATGTTCTGCAGCCAATGTTTGAACTGCCGGCGAGTAACGTCCGCGCATTGGCTGGTCGGGATCATGAGCAGGCACCCCGGCATTAACGACAGTTCGGGCGTCCGTTCCCGTTTGCGATGCCGATCCCGCCGCAGCAGAAGACGGCTGGCGGTTCTCGGTAATTTGCTCCGCTGCCTCTTCCCCGGAAACAGCGACCTGCATATGGCAGATCGCTTCGCCAACGGCAATCGTAGCGCCTTCCTCAGCGAGGTGATCGCCCATGATTCCATCCACGGTGGACGGAATCTCGGCATTCACTTTATCGGTAATCACTTCACAGATCGGCTCGTACTGCTCGACCGCATCGCCCGGTTTTTTCAACCATTTTGCAATCGTCGCCGATACCAGCGATTCCGCCAGCTGCGGCATAATGACCTCGATCCATTTCATGCGTTCAGCCATTTCGATATCACTCCTAACTTTGCTTGTATCTAAGCCGTTGCCATCACGTTACGCACGCCGTAACGGGGCAACATCGGGATTGAATGTATATCAATCCTTCCTCTCTTGTAACCGTCCCCGAACATATAGGCAAAGCAATCAATACTGTGCCAATGCACGCATCGCTTCCTTAGCCTTGTCTTTGCTCAGCATGTAGAACTTTTCCAGCGTCGGGCTGATCGGCATCGCCGGCACGTCCGGACCGCAAAGGCGTTGAATTGGCGCGTCCAGATCGAACAAGCATTCCTCGCTGATGATGGCCGCAACCTCTGCTCCCACCCCACCGGTTTTGTTGTCTTCATGCACGATGAGCACTTTGCCCGTCAAACGAGCGGAAGCAATGATCGCATCGCGGTCGAGGGGCTGCAGCGTGCGCAGGTCGAGAACGTGCGCGGTAATGCCCTCTTCACGCTCAAGCTCTTCAGCAGCCTGCATTACGAAATGCAGCGGCTGGCTGTACCCGATGACGGTAATGTCGGCGCCTTCGCGCAGCACGTTCGCTTTGCCGATCGGCACGATGTAATCGTCGTCAGGCACATCTTCCTTGATCAGCTTGTAACATTTTTTGTTCTCGAAAAACAGGACGGGATCCGGATCGCGTACAGCCGCCTTCAGCAGGCCCTTGGCGTCATATGCCGAGTACGGCGCAACGATTTTCAAGCCCGGTGTGCCAAAAAAGATCGATTCCGGACATTGGGAGTGGTAAAGGCCGCCAAAGATACCGCCGCCGATCGGCGCACGGATCACGACCGGACAGCTCCAATCGTTGTTGGAACGGTATCGGATTTTGGCCGCTTCGCTGATGATCTGGTTGGTTGCCGGAAGCATGAAGTCCGAATATTGCATTTCCGCAATCGGCTTCATGCCGTACATGGCAGCCCCGATCGCTACGCCTGCAATCGCCGATTCGGAGAGAGGCGTGTCCATGACGCGCATTTCGCCGAACTGGTCCTGCAATCCTTTGGTCGTGGTAAATACCCCGCCTTTGACGCCAACGTCCTCGCCAAGCACAAACACGTTCTCGTCGCGTTCCATCTCTTCCTTCATTGCCAGACGGATCGCATCAATGTATTCCATCATCGCCATGATTACCGTCCCCCTTCGTTGCTTTCTGCATATACATGCGTCAGCGTATCTTCAGGCTTCGGATATGGCGCGTTGTCCGCGTATTCGGTCGCCTCTTTCAATTCCAGCGCGAGCTGGGATGCCAAATCCGCATCCTGGGCTTCATCCCAAATGCCGCATTCGAACAAATAATTTCTCATGCGAAGGACTCCGTCCTTTTTCCAGTTCTCTTCCACTTCTTCCTTGGTGCGGTATGCAAGGTCATTATCCGAGGTAGAGTGCGGCGACAGACGGTACATCATCGCTTCGATCAGAGTCGGACCTTCGCCGGCAATGGCACGTTTGCGCGCTTCCTTCACCGCCGCGTATACCTCAAGCGCATCGTTTCCGTCCACACGCAGCCCCGGGAATCCATAACCAAGTGCACGATCGGATACTTTGCCGCTCAGCTGTTTGTGCACAGGCACCGAGATGGCGTACTGGTTGTTCTCGCACATGATAATGACAGGCAGCTTGTGCACGCCCGCAAAATTCGCGCCTTCATGAAAATCTCCCTGATTGCTGGATCCTTCCCCGAACGTCACGAATGAAACGAACTCTTTTTTTTGCATCTTGGCGGCAAGGGCGATGCCCACCGCATGGGGAACCTGCGTCGTTACCGGGCTGGAGCCCGTTACGATGCGCAGCTTTTTGTGGCCGAAATGGCCCGGCATCTGCCGTCCGCCGCTGTTCGGATCTTCCGCTTTGGCAAACGCGGACAGCATCAGTTCGCGCGGAGTCATGCCTACGGCCAATACGAAGCCGTAATCCCGGTAATATGGTAAGTAATAATCGTGATCGCGGTCCAGGCCAAATGCTGCGCCTACTTGCGCCGCCTCCTGACCGATCCCTGATACGTGAAAGTTGATTTTGCCGGCTCGCTGCAGCAGCAAGCATCGTTCGTCAAACTTGCGTGCAAGCAGCATCGTTCTGTACATATCCAACACTTCTCCGTCGCTAAGCCCCAGCTCAATGTGCCGATGGACTGCTCCTGCAGTACCTTGTGAACTCATTATGAGGTACCTCCTTTAAATTCAGAGCCTGAGGAGCCGCGAAGAAATGCTTAATGTACTTTATTTCGTCGCGGTCCCCCTGCCAGTCTTACAACCCGATCTTATAACCTGGTACTAAGACTTGGCTTAAGCCTATTATAATCCCTTTTACCCAAAAAAGGAAAGGTCCTTTCTATCGAGGCTCTTCAGCCTACATGCCGATCGCTTTTCCGTCCACCGCCAGCATCGCTTCGCCCATGATTTCCGACAAGCTTGGATGCGGATGGATCGTCTGCCCGACTTCCCATGGCGTAGCATCCAGCATCTGGGCGAGCGAAGCCTCGGCAATAAGTTCCGTCACATGGGTGCCAATCATATGTACGCCCAAAATATCGTTCGTTTCCGCATCCGCGATCACCTTTACAAATCCATCGCGGCTGCCATGGACCAGCGATTTGCCGATGGCTTGAAACGGAAACTTGCCAGTTTTGACGCTGTGGCCGCGTTCCTTCGCTTCGCGTTCGGTAAATCCGATGCTCGCCGCCTCCGGACGAGTGTATACGCAGCGCGGAATACGATGGGATTCTACGGCGTGTACCGTTTCGCCGGCGAGATGGTTAGCGGCCAGGATGCCCTCATGGCTGGCTGCATGCGCCAGCTGCAAACCACCGATCACGTCGCCGATCGCGTAGATATGCCCTTCCCCTGTCTGCAGGTTTTTGTTCACGGCAATGAAGCCGCGCTCAAGCTTGACATCCGTATTTTCGAGGCCGATGTTCTCCACGTTGGGCTGACGGCCAACGGATACAAGCATCTTGTCCGCGCTCAGCGCCTCGCGTTTATCGCCGGATAACTCCACTTCGATTTGAATGCCGTCCTGACCGGACTTGTACGTTTCCGTCAGCACCTTCGCTTTCGTCAGGAAACGAACCCCGCGTTTGCCGAGCAGACGCTGCATTTCCTTCGCGATATCTTCGTCTTCTGCCGGAAGCACATGCGAAGCCGCTTCAACGACCGTCACCTGCACGCCGAAATCGTTCAGCATGGAAGCCCACTCCAGTCCGATGACTCCACCGCCGACGATGATCAGCGAAGCTGGAAGCTCGTCCATGCGGAGCGCCTCGTCGCTGCTCATAATGTATCGTCCGTCGGGTTCCAATCCGGGAATAACGCGCGGCCGTGAGCCTGTGGCGATGATCAGGTTTGTCGGCACAACCGTGTCCATCTCGCCATCTTCGAATTCGATGGCCACCGCTCCGCTTTGAGGCGAGAAGATCGACGGACCAATGACGCGCCCGTTCGCATGTACGACCTCAATCTTGTTTTTTTTCATCAAATATTGAACGCCCTGGTGCAGCTGCTCCACGATGGCATCCTTCCGGGCCTGCACCTTCGGAAACACCAGCGTTGCGCCCGTCGTCTCAATTCCGTATGTCTCGCTTTCCTGAATTTCCGCGTAGACTTCCGCGCTTCTCAGCAGCGCTTTGCTTGGGATGCATCCCCGGTGAAGGCATGTTCCTCCCAGCCTGTCCTTCTCGATAATGACAACCTTTTTTCCCAGCTGGGCGGCACGAATGGCGGCAACGTAGCCTCCGGTTCCTCCCCCAAGAATGGCAACATCGCAATGAATTGGCATCTCATCTTTTCCCCTTTGTCAACGTTTTACGCTATCCTTGGTTCCATTGTACTCTCCCAAAGCAGCGAACTCAAAATTTCGCGCCGTCTATGCATAGACAGCTTAAGTAAACCAAGCTATGATGAAAACAGGCATATCTTGTAAACACAACCTATTTTGCTCCATTTCTAACGGTCGGGAGGTTATGGTGATCCACACAAAATTGGTTTTTGCCCGTTTCTTGGCCATTCTCGTTCTGGTCGTCCCCGGCCTGATGGCGATGAAAGGCTTTCTGATGATGAAGGACGCTTTGTTTCTGTATTACGCCGATCATGGGAACGATCAGGTTTCCCCCGCGTTTGACTGGCTTTCCTTTGGCGGCGGGCTGCTCCTGTTCGGAGCAGGCATGAGCTTTCTGGGGGGCTGGATTTTGTTTAGGGATCGCAAACGAAACTATGTAGGTCCGCGTTTTCGTTCGAAAACAGCTCATCCGGGCCCGGAAAAACAGCGGCATTCCACATGAATCACCCGGCTGGGCATCGCAAGCCTTTAACGTTTGCCCAAGCTCAGTTATAATCCTTATTGAATCGATATGTGCGCGTGGAACGAACCTGAAAATAATGATTGCCTGCATTCGGAAACGGCAAGTAACCCGGAGTGATCCCCGGGTTATTCGTATAATGCGTCCCGCAGCTTGGACGACATGCGCGATTCTTTCGAGGAAGCTTTCAGCATCGTGCGGCGCAGCGTTTGGTTGCTGGCCTGCAACCGCCGGGCTTCGGCAAACAGATCGGCGACAAGCTCCCTCGTCCGTTCATCCAGATCAACTTCCTGCACCAGTTGTTCATATTTCTCCTCCAGGGCATGTAAAGAATCGTTCATCGGTACCCTTCATCTCCTTTGGACTCCAGAATCATCAACTGCCGTGACCAGCAGCTTACCATTCCATATAGTAACACAAAGAAGTAATGATAGTGCTGGCCTAGACCCAAGTTTTTGTGGTACTCTGTAATGGTCGCTTTTTTTGAGCAGGTAGCTAATAGATAGGTGAGAGGAGCAGCAGCAACGTGCAAACAGGACGTATTACCGTTATTACAGGGCCCATGTTCAGCGAAAAATCCGGTGAGCTTATTCGCCGTTGTCAGAAATGGATCCAGTTCGGCCGCAAAACGGTCGTGGCTTACAAACCCGCTGAAGACAATCGCTTTGCGCAAGACGAAATCGTAAGCCGGATCGGTTACCGATTGCCGGCCCATTCCATTCCCCGTCAATTGACGCCCGAGATCGTTGAGCAAATTATTGCCCAAACGAAGGACGCCGACGTCGTCGCCTTTGATGAGGTTCAATTTTTTAGCAGCGCCATTATGGAGCTTGTCTCCGAGCTTGCCTACTGCGGCAAACATGTCATCGTGGACGGACTTAACATGGATTACCGCGGCAAGGAGTTCGGTTATATCGGCGGTTTGTTGGCCATGGCGGATG contains the following coding sequences:
- a CDS encoding NUDIX hydrolase — encoded protein: MNNANTSQANISAKSSNPKLDEKTISTEQMFEGRVISLQIDTVELPNGQRATREVVRHPGAVAVLALRGDKMLVVDQYRQALGRTEVEIPAGKLDPGEAPEVAAARELREETGYAAKSLRHLRSFYTSPGFADEIIHLYLAEDLEVGEMEPDEDEFLEVSEITLDEAYALMDQNRISDAKTMLAVYAWDLYRATGRF
- a CDS encoding Fur family transcriptional regulator; the encoded protein is MEARIDKIKQQLQSQGYKLTPQREATVRVLLENEEDHLSAEDVFMLVKEKAPEIGLATVYRTLELLSELHVVEKINFGDGVARYDLRGDTSKHHHHHLICVQCGSVDEIREDWLGPLEERLEQEFNFSVVDHRLDFHGICYRCKAKNDQKPKDEE
- the mciZ gene encoding Z-ring formation inhibitor MciZ translates to MNSYYTKQSVHLVGQARQVKLILKQWLNEWGPDARVADLIAGRK
- a CDS encoding tyrosine recombinase, with amino-acid sequence MKQTIHAYALYLEEDKGMSSSTLESYLRDVDKFIEFADKEYGIREADQVRRTHVVLFIGKLKQAGRANATIARSIVSLRSYFHFLMRRGALMQDPTFDVEAPKADKTPPQVLSVGEIELLLAAPDTASAQGVRDRAMLELLYATGIRVSELIALDVRDIHTDMRFIRCGGAGKERILPIGAPAAHWVNTYIRDFRGELLKTDADEQALFVNVSGRRLTRQGFWKLLKKAALDAGISGEITPHTLRHSFAAHLIANGADTRAVQDMLGHVEQSNNPYGNHGRRTMKEIYENHHPRAK
- the spoIIM gene encoding stage II sporulation protein M; protein product: MRSSHFSFKGQTSLYVFVAVLFLVGVIFGALMVNALSLEQRQDLEGYLGNFFVTVHHGTSGGETGAYWDIAMLHLKWIGLIWILGLSVIGLPGILVLDFMKGVLIGFTVGYLVGQYSWKGLLFALVSVAPHNLFVIPILLVCSVAAMTFSIYIIRNRLLAQRAPAGQRPFASYLLLTLVMAGLLLGVASFETWVTPAMMRWVTPMLLPV
- a CDS encoding tripeptidase T, which produces MIKQQRIVEQFMELVQIDSETKHEQNISTVLKEQFARLGLRVYEDDTTAKTGHGAGNLVVTWEAEGASDAPAIFFTCHMDTVTPGTGITPILGEDGWIRSDGTTILGADDKAGIAALFEAIRVIQENNLPHGKIQFVITVGEESGLVGARAMNPQDIDAEFGYALDSNGAVGTICVAAPARAEIQMNIYGKSAHAGVNPEDGISAIQVAAKAIAAMKLGRIDDETTANIGKFQGGSALNVVCDFVQIEAEARSIVQEKVEQQVAKMREALETTCDKFGARAEFHSEILYPAFGFQDDHEVVQLAQRAIRGLGLETSTFMSGGGSDANIFNGFNIPTVNLAVGYEEIHTTNERIRAEDLAKLAEVVVAIVQETAAVRK
- the prli42 gene encoding stressosome-associated protein Prli42 produces the protein MQNKKWFRIFIYIMLIAMVGSTLFIALEPLFYG
- a CDS encoding endonuclease Q family protein; translated protein: MGNSMASANDWQPTYADLHIHIGRTSRGEAVKISGSRDLTFENIAREASGRKGIRLLGVIDCHAPVVQLDIEQLLEKGTMTELAGGGIGYRDTTILLGTELELREPDRREFHMLAYFRDLATMKSFTAWIARHMKNVNLSSQRIYVPAREMQAEIRARGGLIVPAHVFTPHKGIYGSTAARMAEVLDTDMIDAVELGLSSDSSMASHITELDPIPFLTNSDAHSLGKIGREYNELLIASPSFDEFRLALKGMEGRKIRANYGLNPRLGKYHRTYCAACGSIMDEQELSAERCPYCGSLKLVQGVLDRILSIADRNVPEVPAYRPPYCYQVPLEFIPGLGKAKLKQLLEHFGTEMNVLHRTSEEELAQVVGSHLAGMIVAAREGRLELDSGGGGTYGKVSVQGKEPGMSKDR
- a CDS encoding DUF4227 family protein; protein product: MVISVRKGLRFVRFILIFAALVYLFYHVLDLFNGWISPVDQYQAPVGNAIKVFQETAWPGPGDERPAFAERLRLFYWYGE